A section of the Malus sylvestris chromosome 17, drMalSylv7.2, whole genome shotgun sequence genome encodes:
- the LOC126611194 gene encoding uncharacterized protein LOC126611194 isoform X1, translated as MPPRSKKITSKLLAKKKTIRQSPPTLQPQQVPKEEEQKVSADLNEMADSSNGKLEGAENVQPEDVGDSKPVVESVRDIAIDDCSEPVKETRDVADDSSSSSSSSSDEEAEGARVANDSGEVEGTEEVVVSVVETVESMYNHLDQGCVVVETKVEEEKVAASLDETGESSPAITEEVSKQIEEKTLSDAEESNGVALVETDLVSKEVEESCAPVITDVVSKGSEEAVVPCSDEKEAVPAALADIVSKGIEETKLPVSEEQIGDSSGTAYKEGVPAVESADAGQDHGKAEIPESTGNPSIVTVAGHPLQPTSWKNCCGLFEILHRRSDR; from the exons ATGCCTCCACGTTCAAAGAAAATCACATCAAAACTACTTGCCAAGAAAAAAACCATCCGCCAATCTCCCCCTACCCTTCAACCCCAACAAGTCccaa AGGAGGAGGAGCAGAAAGTTTCTGCAGATCTTAACGAAATGGCGGATTCTTCGAATGGGAAGTTGGAGGGCGCAGAAAATGTTCAACCGGAGGATGTTGGCGACTCAAAACCTGTGGTTGAATCTGTGAGGGACATAGCCATCGATGACTGTTCCGAGCCGGTAAAGGAAACCCGCGATGTTGCTGATGATTCGAGTTCGAGTTCAAGTAGTAGTTCGGATGAAGAGGCGGAAGGTGCTCGAGTGGCGAATGATTCAGGGGAAGTGGAGGGGACCGAAGAAGTTGTTGTCTCGGTTGTTGAGACGGTTGAATCTATGTACAATCATTTGGATCAAGGTTGTGTTGTAGTGGAAACCAAGGTGGAGGAGGAGAAAGTCGCGGCGTCTTTGGATGAGACTGGTGAATCTTCGCCGGCCATCACGGAGGAGGTGTCGAAACAGATTGAGGAAAAAACATTGTCAGATGCGGAAGAGAGTAATGGGGTTGCTCTAGTCGAAACCGATCTGGTGTCCAAGGAGGTTGAAGAATCATGTGCTCCAGTCATAACAGACGTGGTGTCGAAAGGAAGTGAAGAAGCAGTAGTGCCTTGTTCCGATGAGAAGGAAGCGGTTCCTGCTGCTCTTGCAGATATTGTGTCAAAGGGGATCGAGGAAACAAAGTTACCGGTTTCCGAAGAGCAAATTGGGGATTCATCGGGTACTGCTTACAAGGAAGGGGTTCCTGCAGTCGAATCAGCTGATGCCGGGCAAGATCATGGCAAGGCTGAGATCCCCGAAAGCACAGGAAATCCG TCGATTGTAACTGTCGCCGGACACCCCCTGCAGCCGACCTCATGGAAGAATTGCTGTGGACTCTTCGAAATTCTGCACCGAAGATCTGATAGATAA
- the LOC126611194 gene encoding uncharacterized protein LOC126611194 isoform X2, whose amino-acid sequence MADSSNGKLEGAENVQPEDVGDSKPVVESVRDIAIDDCSEPVKETRDVADDSSSSSSSSSDEEAEGARVANDSGEVEGTEEVVVSVVETVESMYNHLDQGCVVVETKVEEEKVAASLDETGESSPAITEEVSKQIEEKTLSDAEESNGVALVETDLVSKEVEESCAPVITDVVSKGSEEAVVPCSDEKEAVPAALADIVSKGIEETKLPVSEEQIGDSSGTAYKEGVPAVESADAGQDHGKAEIPESTGNPSIVTVAGHPLQPTSWKNCCGLFEILHRRSDR is encoded by the exons ATGGCGGATTCTTCGAATGGGAAGTTGGAGGGCGCAGAAAATGTTCAACCGGAGGATGTTGGCGACTCAAAACCTGTGGTTGAATCTGTGAGGGACATAGCCATCGATGACTGTTCCGAGCCGGTAAAGGAAACCCGCGATGTTGCTGATGATTCGAGTTCGAGTTCAAGTAGTAGTTCGGATGAAGAGGCGGAAGGTGCTCGAGTGGCGAATGATTCAGGGGAAGTGGAGGGGACCGAAGAAGTTGTTGTCTCGGTTGTTGAGACGGTTGAATCTATGTACAATCATTTGGATCAAGGTTGTGTTGTAGTGGAAACCAAGGTGGAGGAGGAGAAAGTCGCGGCGTCTTTGGATGAGACTGGTGAATCTTCGCCGGCCATCACGGAGGAGGTGTCGAAACAGATTGAGGAAAAAACATTGTCAGATGCGGAAGAGAGTAATGGGGTTGCTCTAGTCGAAACCGATCTGGTGTCCAAGGAGGTTGAAGAATCATGTGCTCCAGTCATAACAGACGTGGTGTCGAAAGGAAGTGAAGAAGCAGTAGTGCCTTGTTCCGATGAGAAGGAAGCGGTTCCTGCTGCTCTTGCAGATATTGTGTCAAAGGGGATCGAGGAAACAAAGTTACCGGTTTCCGAAGAGCAAATTGGGGATTCATCGGGTACTGCTTACAAGGAAGGGGTTCCTGCAGTCGAATCAGCTGATGCCGGGCAAGATCATGGCAAGGCTGAGATCCCCGAAAGCACAGGAAATCCG TCGATTGTAACTGTCGCCGGACACCCCCTGCAGCCGACCTCATGGAAGAATTGCTGTGGACTCTTCGAAATTCTGCACCGAAGATCTGATAGATAA